In one window of Prevotella sp. E13-17 DNA:
- a CDS encoding autotransporter-associated beta strand repeat-containing protein yields MKKVLLLLFMTVFAMTGNVWAQRTTDKLDRGLVAVPSGSGTFVSWRIFAEEYYDTEYNLYRDNTKIAGPLKVSNYVDKDGKDGATYQVAAVVRGEEQAKCEAVNRLKQQYIQFAVKNVKDRQGNDITADYTINDIALADVDGDGMSEFIMKRNYKDASSVNAPAYNLLECYNIKGDRLWYIDLGPNMVSGPDEQYDAVGYDWDGDGKAEILLRGADNMIIYHADGTTTNIGNMSVNTRNTVNQTANMTYTNTGAEYLLYLNGATGKPYAIGNDGALWMDYPLPRNGVDSWGDGYGHRSTKHYFGAPFLDGRHPFIFLGRGCYTRHMMKAFSVDPATHKLTQYWSWEDNNGWGSPYYGQGFHNFGIADVDWDGRDEICFGSMVIDDNGQGLSTTGLGHGDAQHCSDFDPYRHGQEIFTCNEDHPAMNYRDGTTSKIYYRLESTSDDGRALCGNFSNDFPGAIGKSSQSGVVSCVSDKVLPNGPAGFTLNFRIYWDGDLLEEGLDGASSREGAAMVVKADGTRVFTADGTANCNWTKNTPSATGDVLGDWREEIIARTADNKYVRVYTTNIATPWRNYTLWHDHQYRQGMVWESIGYNQPPHASYFLGEMEGITMAPPPLTMTDRTEVANGGTISTALDDKHVIVCETNDMTVNVAEGAKPYMVTFNIPSWVQGTNSTATNGNARIIYTYYTCDVKGAAFTGDMRLVKQGDGILSLPKVDMTYTGETNIWAGTVNFDGSLLNSPVWMNRFAELNSNEGRFRSIKMDYDSKLYPGRKGNIGSITTDSLLMGFGSRVVFDLKSDFTADQINVELLTIEKKNWQYGPKYMVPVFQFNNLNASEELGEGKYLLGQVKTLKGQLANIKLEGLSNKKKNYLSIEEEKLYLVIENQRDASQIFWTGAKSSTWDLGISENFADAEGEGMIFVTGDQVTFDNNGKYSSINIANDVETSDIVVNTTKDITFTGTGSIVGNSRLVKQGSGKLTINTENTYKGGNRISEGVVSVSSLANTNQSKGNLGAVTSNSDLFIIENGAELNTTAAVNNGSPIKFMGEEGGVINNAHDFIAASYMTGTKLTKKGNGWLKLNTNNSSLERLVIAGGTVQCINASTPAKTVEFQGGRLDENTGTSYNIYIPKDKSGTWNTVNDATYNNTITGEGTLTVSCPVRKGGSSPNYWYATRTHLALRLNNFAGILKVTSNGDPGGRVTLDTSNGMPNGTLNIPSGVVVLNSGRTLRIGKVVGNGSLGGISDFGSGANGTNTWEVGNDENWSTNVVVTANSQLIKVGTGKVTWNAACTHTGATYVNEGEIGVSNSTSLGTGALTVKEAGTLSGNNTADNSLKNASYTIHGTLKSGAFNGSTTGTLYFGSKNVNMSATSTLIVNAAACATDTYNGCSFIGGINALTMNGTIVVTPSKSNTLKPGDYIRLWKANSFSGTPKVLNTNGITWDDSRISEGILIVKDVDTAIGSVVSENKPQNIYDTTGRLVRQQATTLEGLKPGIYVIRGRKQVVR; encoded by the coding sequence ATGAAAAAAGTATTACTACTGCTTTTCATGACCGTATTTGCCATGACTGGCAATGTCTGGGCTCAAAGAACTACAGACAAGTTGGACCGTGGACTGGTGGCTGTTCCTTCGGGAAGTGGCACATTCGTCAGTTGGCGCATCTTTGCCGAGGAGTATTACGACACAGAGTACAACCTGTATCGCGACAACACCAAGATTGCTGGGCCACTAAAAGTATCTAACTATGTGGACAAAGACGGCAAAGACGGGGCCACCTATCAGGTGGCTGCCGTGGTACGCGGTGAGGAACAGGCTAAATGCGAAGCTGTGAATCGCCTGAAACAGCAATACATACAGTTTGCTGTGAAAAACGTGAAGGATCGTCAGGGCAACGACATCACGGCTGACTACACTATCAACGACATCGCTTTGGCCGACGTTGACGGCGACGGCATGAGCGAATTCATCATGAAACGCAACTACAAAGATGCCAGTTCGGTGAATGCTCCTGCATATAATCTGCTGGAATGTTACAACATCAAGGGCGACCGTCTGTGGTATATCGATCTCGGACCAAACATGGTGTCGGGACCAGACGAACAGTACGACGCCGTGGGCTACGACTGGGACGGTGACGGCAAGGCAGAGATCCTGTTGCGTGGTGCCGACAACATGATTATCTATCACGCTGACGGAACAACGACCAACATTGGCAACATGAGTGTGAACACACGCAACACCGTGAATCAAACTGCCAACATGACCTACACCAACACAGGAGCAGAGTACCTGCTCTACCTGAACGGTGCAACCGGCAAGCCTTATGCAATAGGCAACGACGGGGCGCTCTGGATGGATTATCCCCTACCCCGCAATGGTGTTGATAGCTGGGGCGACGGCTATGGTCACCGCTCTACGAAGCACTACTTCGGTGCACCCTTTCTGGACGGACGCCATCCGTTCATCTTCCTGGGGCGTGGTTGCTACACACGCCACATGATGAAGGCATTCAGCGTAGATCCTGCCACGCACAAACTGACACAATACTGGTCGTGGGAAGACAATAATGGCTGGGGCAGCCCATACTACGGGCAAGGTTTCCACAACTTTGGCATTGCCGATGTTGACTGGGACGGTCGCGATGAGATTTGTTTTGGCTCTATGGTCATCGACGATAATGGTCAAGGACTTTCTACCACAGGGCTGGGACACGGCGATGCACAGCACTGTTCTGACTTCGACCCCTATCGTCACGGACAGGAAATCTTCACCTGCAACGAGGACCATCCTGCCATGAACTATCGCGATGGTACGACGTCGAAGATTTACTATCGCCTGGAATCGACCAGCGACGACGGACGAGCGCTGTGCGGCAACTTCTCTAACGACTTCCCCGGTGCTATTGGTAAGTCGAGCCAGTCGGGTGTTGTCTCGTGTGTATCCGACAAGGTGCTGCCTAATGGTCCTGCTGGATTCACGCTCAACTTCCGCATCTACTGGGATGGCGACCTGCTGGAAGAAGGACTCGACGGTGCCTCTTCGCGCGAAGGTGCGGCCATGGTGGTAAAGGCTGATGGCACACGTGTATTCACGGCAGACGGCACAGCCAACTGTAACTGGACGAAAAACACGCCATCAGCCACAGGCGACGTGCTGGGCGACTGGCGTGAAGAGATCATCGCACGTACCGCAGATAACAAATATGTACGCGTGTACACTACTAATATAGCGACCCCATGGCGCAACTATACGTTGTGGCACGACCACCAGTATCGTCAGGGCATGGTGTGGGAGTCTATCGGTTACAACCAGCCTCCTCATGCCAGCTACTTCCTTGGCGAGATGGAAGGCATCACCATGGCGCCGCCACCACTGACCATGACCGACCGTACGGAGGTTGCCAACGGTGGCACAATCTCTACTGCTTTGGACGACAAGCATGTGATTGTGTGCGAGACCAACGACATGACTGTCAACGTTGCCGAAGGTGCAAAACCTTACATGGTGACCTTCAACATCCCCTCATGGGTACAGGGCACCAACAGTACGGCCACTAACGGTAACGCACGCATCATCTACACCTACTACACCTGCGACGTGAAGGGTGCTGCTTTCACTGGAGACATGCGACTGGTGAAACAAGGCGATGGTATTTTGAGCCTTCCTAAAGTGGACATGACCTATACTGGCGAGACCAACATTTGGGCTGGTACGGTGAACTTCGACGGTTCGTTGCTAAACTCACCGGTGTGGATGAACCGCTTTGCCGAACTCAACAGCAACGAGGGTCGCTTCCGCAGCATCAAGATGGACTATGACTCTAAGCTGTATCCTGGCAGAAAGGGCAACATTGGTTCAATTACTACCGATTCGCTATTAATGGGCTTTGGCTCGCGCGTGGTCTTCGATTTGAAAAGCGACTTTACGGCTGACCAGATTAATGTTGAGCTGTTGACCATCGAGAAGAAGAACTGGCAGTATGGTCCAAAGTACATGGTGCCGGTGTTCCAGTTCAACAACCTGAATGCCAGCGAAGAACTGGGCGAAGGTAAATACTTGCTGGGACAGGTAAAAACCTTGAAGGGCCAATTGGCGAACATCAAACTGGAAGGACTGAGTAACAAGAAGAAGAACTACCTGTCTATAGAGGAAGAGAAGCTCTACCTCGTCATTGAGAATCAGCGCGATGCCAGCCAGATTTTCTGGACAGGTGCAAAGTCAAGCACATGGGACCTCGGCATCAGCGAGAACTTTGCCGATGCTGAAGGTGAAGGCATGATCTTCGTAACAGGCGACCAGGTGACTTTCGACAATAATGGCAAGTATAGCTCTATCAATATTGCCAACGATGTGGAGACTAGCGACATCGTGGTTAACACGACAAAGGACATCACATTTACTGGAACAGGAAGTATCGTGGGCAACAGCCGACTGGTGAAGCAGGGTTCTGGCAAGCTGACCATCAACACGGAAAACACCTATAAGGGCGGTAACCGCATCTCGGAAGGTGTGGTCAGCGTTTCTTCACTAGCCAACACCAACCAGTCTAAGGGCAACCTGGGTGCTGTCACAAGCAATAGCGACCTGTTCATCATTGAGAATGGTGCCGAGCTGAACACCACGGCAGCCGTGAACAATGGCTCTCCCATCAAGTTCATGGGTGAAGAGGGTGGCGTCATCAACAATGCGCACGACTTTATCGCAGCAAGCTATATGACGGGTACGAAACTGACCAAAAAGGGCAATGGCTGGCTGAAACTGAACACGAACAATTCGTCGTTGGAACGACTGGTCATCGCAGGCGGTACGGTGCAGTGCATCAATGCCTCTACACCTGCAAAAACTGTAGAATTCCAGGGCGGACGACTGGACGAGAACACCGGTACCAGTTATAACATCTATATTCCTAAAGACAAGTCAGGTACTTGGAACACAGTGAATGATGCTACTTATAACAATACCATTACCGGTGAAGGTACACTGACGGTATCATGTCCTGTACGCAAGGGTGGCTCTAGTCCTAACTACTGGTATGCCACACGTACTCACCTGGCATTGAGACTTAATAATTTTGCTGGCATACTGAAGGTTACCAGCAATGGCGACCCAGGCGGACGAGTCACACTGGACACCAGCAACGGCATGCCTAACGGCACGCTGAATATCCCCAGCGGTGTTGTGGTGCTGAACTCTGGAAGAACGTTACGCATCGGTAAGGTGGTAGGCAACGGTTCACTGGGTGGTATCAGTGACTTCGGCAGCGGTGCCAACGGTACAAACACCTGGGAGGTAGGTAACGATGAAAACTGGAGCACCAACGTGGTGGTGACCGCTAACTCGCAGTTGATTAAAGTGGGTACTGGCAAGGTGACATGGAATGCGGCCTGTACACACACAGGGGCTACCTATGTCAACGAGGGCGAAATTGGCGTCAGCAATAGCACAAGCTTGGGAACGGGTGCCCTCACCGTGAAAGAGGCAGGTACTCTCTCTGGCAACAACACGGCAGACAACTCGTTGAAGAATGCTTCGTACACCATCCACGGAACACTGAAGTCTGGTGCATTTAACGGTTCTACAACGGGTACGCTTTACTTTGGTTCTAAGAATGTCAACATGAGCGCCACCAGCACTCTCATTGTCAATGCAGCGGCTTGCGCTACAGACACCTATAATGGTTGCTCGTTCATTGGCGGCATCAACGCATTAACCATGAACGGTACCATCGTGGTGACGCCATCGAAATCCAACACGCTGAAGCCCGGCGACTATATCCGACTGTGGAAAGCCAACAGCTTCAGCGGCACACCAAAGGTGTTGAACACCAATGGCATCACATGGGACGACAGTCGCATCAGCGAGGGTATTCTCATTGTGAAGGATGTGGATACCGCCATCGGTTCGGTCGTTTCTGAGAACAAGCCTCAGAACATCTACGACACAACAGGCCGACTGGTACGTCAGCAGGCTACCACACTGGAAGGACTGAAACCCGGCATTTACGTCATTCGTGGACGTAAACAAGTGGTACGATAA
- a CDS encoding glycoside hydrolase family 57 protein, translating into MKTICLYFEIHQIIHLKRYRFFDIGTDHYYYDDYENERSISDIAERSYMPALNALLQMIKDNGKYFKVAFSLSGTGIEQLEFHAPQVIEKLQELNETGCVEFLAEPYSHGLSSLANTEAFIRDVQKQCKKIEELFGKKPTVFRNSSLIYSDEIGAQVASMGFKGMLTEGAKHVLGWKSPHYIYNCNMAPSLKLLLRDVEFSDDISLRFNNAEWEGYPLFADAYIDRIARLPEDEQFINIFMELSALGIAQPLSSNILEFMKALPVCAKAKGITFSTPTEICLKTKSVGALDVPDTLSWVDEERDVSCWLGNAMQHEAFNKLYSVADRLLIANDPRLNQDWDYLQASNNFRFMTTKPSNVGLDRGIYSGPFDAFTNYMNILGDFINRVNALYPEEIDNEQLNSLLTTIKNQGDEIEMKDIEIERLKAKLAKLQPVEAEKPAAKKPAPAKKAPAAKKSAPVKKAAPKKTAVKKAASEVKAE; encoded by the coding sequence ATGAAAACAATTTGTTTATATTTTGAGATACATCAGATTATTCATCTGAAGCGTTACCGTTTCTTCGATATTGGTACAGATCATTATTACTACGATGACTACGAGAATGAGCGTAGCATCAGCGATATTGCTGAGCGCAGCTATATGCCAGCCTTGAATGCTCTGTTGCAGATGATCAAGGACAACGGCAAGTACTTCAAGGTGGCTTTCTCACTCTCTGGAACGGGTATCGAGCAGTTGGAGTTCCATGCTCCTCAGGTTATAGAGAAGTTGCAGGAGCTGAACGAAACCGGTTGTGTCGAGTTCTTGGCCGAGCCTTATAGCCACGGTCTGTCGTCGCTGGCCAATACCGAGGCCTTCATTCGCGATGTGCAGAAGCAGTGCAAGAAGATTGAGGAACTCTTTGGCAAGAAACCTACAGTGTTCCGCAACTCTTCGCTCATCTATAGTGACGAGATCGGTGCTCAGGTAGCCAGCATGGGCTTCAAGGGCATGCTGACTGAGGGCGCAAAGCATGTGTTGGGATGGAAGTCGCCACATTATATTTATAATTGTAACATGGCTCCATCGCTGAAGCTGTTGTTGCGCGATGTTGAGTTTAGTGATGATATCTCTTTGCGTTTCAATAATGCCGAGTGGGAGGGCTATCCCCTCTTTGCTGATGCCTATATCGATCGCATCGCCCGCCTGCCAGAAGATGAGCAGTTCATCAATATCTTCATGGAGTTGTCGGCACTAGGCATTGCTCAGCCGTTGAGTTCAAATATCTTGGAGTTTATGAAAGCACTGCCAGTATGTGCTAAGGCCAAGGGCATCACTTTCTCCACCCCCACAGAGATATGTCTGAAGACCAAGAGTGTGGGTGCGCTTGATGTGCCCGATACGCTGTCGTGGGTTGATGAAGAGCGTGACGTCAGCTGTTGGTTGGGAAACGCTATGCAGCACGAAGCTTTCAACAAGTTGTACAGTGTGGCCGACCGTTTGCTCATTGCCAATGATCCCCGTCTTAACCAAGACTGGGACTACCTGCAAGCCAGCAACAACTTCCGCTTTATGACCACTAAGCCTTCTAACGTGGGCTTGGATCGTGGCATTTACAGTGGTCCGTTTGATGCCTTTACCAATTACATGAATATCTTGGGCGATTTTATCAATCGTGTCAATGCGCTGTATCCTGAGGAGATTGACAATGAACAGCTTAACTCGCTACTCACCACCATAAAAAATCAGGGTGATGAGATTGAAATGAAGGATATTGAGATTGAGCGTCTGAAGGCTAAACTTGCAAAGCTGCAGCCTGTCGAGGCAGAAAAGCCTGCGGCAAAGAAGCCCGCTCCAGCTAAAAAGGCACCTGCAGCAAAGAAGTCTGCCCCTGTCAAGAAAGCAGCACCGAAGAAGACTGCAGTCAAGAAAGCTGCTTCTGAAGTAAAGGCGGAGTAA
- a CDS encoding glycosyltransferase family 4 protein — MKVLMFGWEYPPHVFGGLATANYGISEGLKAQGDIETVLCLPHPFGDESQHACRIVAMNAVPIAYRDVNYDYVKSRVGNIMDPDYYFRLREHIYADFNYMHVNDLGAMEFAGGYPGNLHEEINNYSIIAGVVARTEDFDIIHAHDWLTFPAGIHAKQVSGKPLCIHVHATDFDRSRGKVNPTVYSIEKNGMDNADCIMCVSELTRQTVINQYHQDPRKCFTVHNAVYPLPQEYQDIPREDHTGKEKVVTFLGRITMQKGPEYFVEAANMVLHRTRNVRFCMAGSGDMMDAMIYLAAERGIADRFHFPGFMRGKQVYECLKASDVYVMPSVSEPFGISPLEAMQCGTPSIISKQSGCAEILNNCIKVDYWDVHALADSIYSICVNESLFNYLKEEGKKEVDQITWDKVGKWIRTLYRRTLGWE, encoded by the coding sequence ATGAAAGTATTAATGTTTGGATGGGAGTATCCTCCTCATGTATTTGGTGGACTTGCCACTGCAAATTACGGTATATCTGAAGGTCTGAAAGCTCAGGGCGATATAGAGACGGTGCTCTGTCTGCCGCATCCTTTCGGAGATGAAAGTCAGCATGCTTGTCGCATTGTGGCGATGAATGCGGTGCCTATTGCTTATCGTGATGTGAACTATGACTATGTGAAGAGTCGTGTGGGCAACATTATGGATCCTGACTACTATTTCCGTCTTCGCGAACATATCTATGCTGACTTCAATTACATGCATGTCAATGACCTCGGTGCAATGGAGTTCGCTGGTGGCTATCCGGGCAATCTGCACGAGGAAATCAATAACTATTCTATCATTGCTGGTGTGGTGGCTCGAACAGAGGATTTCGATATTATCCACGCTCACGACTGGCTGACGTTCCCTGCTGGCATTCATGCCAAGCAAGTCAGTGGCAAGCCGCTCTGTATTCATGTGCATGCCACCGACTTTGACCGCAGCCGTGGCAAGGTGAACCCCACCGTCTATTCTATTGAGAAGAACGGCATGGACAATGCCGACTGCATTATGTGCGTGTCGGAACTAACCCGCCAGACAGTCATCAACCAGTATCATCAGGATCCGCGCAAGTGCTTCACAGTGCACAATGCTGTTTATCCTCTGCCACAGGAATACCAGGATATTCCACGTGAGGATCATACTGGCAAGGAGAAAGTGGTGACATTCCTGGGACGAATCACCATGCAGAAGGGGCCGGAGTATTTTGTTGAGGCTGCCAACATGGTGTTGCATCGCACCCGCAACGTACGTTTCTGTATGGCTGGCTCTGGAGATATGATGGATGCTATGATTTATTTGGCTGCCGAACGTGGCATAGCAGACCGCTTCCACTTCCCCGGCTTTATGCGTGGCAAACAGGTTTACGAATGTTTGAAAGCCTCAGATGTCTATGTGATGCCTTCGGTCAGTGAACCTTTTGGCATCTCACCACTTGAAGCGATGCAATGCGGCACACCTTCCATCATTTCGAAGCAATCGGGATGTGCCGAGATTCTTAACAACTGTATCAAGGTGGACTACTGGGATGTGCATGCTTTAGCCGACTCCATCTATTCAATTTGCGTCAACGAGTCGCTGTTCAACTATCTGAAAGAGGAAGGAAAGAAAGAGGTTGATCAGATCACCTGGGATAAAGTAGGCAAGTGGATTCGCACACTCTACAGACGCACTTTAGGGTGGGAGTGA
- a CDS encoding glycogen debranching enzyme N-terminal domain-containing protein, with the protein MSYLRFEKAVMTNLEESLRRELLRTNRSGAYSSSTLVDCNTRKYHGLLVVPVPELDDENHVLLSSLDCTVIQHGAEFNLGLHKYQGNNYSPKGHKYIREFDASVIPTTTYRVGGVILKRESIFQAYEDRILIRYTLEDAHSATTLRFRPFLAFRSVRQFTHENSVASREYHEVENGIRTCMYAGYPDLYMQFNKKCEFVFQPDWYRGIEYPKEQERGYASNEDLYVPGYFEVPIKKGESIIFAASTSSIKTSSLKKLFQDELTLRTPRDNFYHCLVAAAHQFHNRKPNDDRYLLAGYPWFKARGRDTFIALPGLTLSIGENDYFELVMKTAERGLYEFMEGKPLSVQIYEIDQPDVMLWAVWAIQQYAKYVGRDRCFELYGKLLNDIVKYIKNGKHPNLRLDDNGLVYSDGRDKAVTWMNSTANGHPVVPRSGYIVEFNALWYNALKFCASMAAEHNDPKGAAMLEDIAAKCKQSFVDTFVNEYGYLLDYVDGTNMDWSVRPNQIFAVALDYSPLSQQQMKSVVDICTRELLTPKGLRSLSPKSGGYNPMYVGPQTQRDYAYHQGTAWPWLGGFYMEASLKLYKRTRLSFIERMMVGYEDEMDYHAIGTISELFDGNPPFHGRGAMSFAINVAEILRTMKLLEKYSYQK; encoded by the coding sequence ATGAGTTATTTACGATTTGAGAAGGCCGTGATGACAAACTTGGAGGAAAGTCTTCGTCGCGAATTACTCCGTACAAACCGTTCTGGTGCCTATAGCAGTTCTACGCTGGTGGACTGCAATACGCGAAAATACCATGGACTGTTGGTTGTCCCAGTGCCTGAGCTCGATGATGAGAACCATGTTCTTCTGTCATCGCTCGATTGTACGGTGATACAACACGGCGCGGAGTTTAACTTGGGACTCCACAAGTATCAGGGCAACAACTACAGCCCTAAAGGACATAAGTACATTCGAGAGTTTGATGCCAGCGTGATTCCTACGACGACTTACCGTGTGGGTGGTGTTATCCTGAAGCGTGAGAGCATCTTTCAAGCATACGAAGACCGCATTTTGATTCGATATACTCTTGAGGATGCACACTCGGCTACCACGTTGCGCTTCCGTCCCTTCCTGGCATTTCGTTCCGTTCGTCAGTTCACCCACGAGAACTCTGTGGCAAGTCGGGAGTATCATGAGGTGGAGAATGGAATCAGAACATGTATGTATGCGGGCTATCCAGACCTATACATGCAGTTCAATAAGAAGTGCGAATTTGTGTTCCAGCCCGACTGGTATCGTGGCATTGAATATCCTAAAGAGCAGGAGCGTGGCTATGCTTCAAACGAAGACCTCTACGTGCCCGGCTATTTTGAGGTGCCTATCAAGAAGGGCGAAAGCATTATCTTTGCCGCTTCTACCTCAAGTATTAAAACCAGTAGCTTGAAAAAGTTGTTTCAGGACGAGTTGACTTTGCGTACACCTCGCGACAACTTCTATCATTGTCTGGTAGCAGCAGCCCATCAGTTTCATAATCGTAAGCCCAACGATGACCGCTATTTGCTTGCAGGCTATCCTTGGTTCAAGGCTCGTGGCCGCGATACGTTTATTGCGCTGCCAGGTCTGACGCTTTCTATTGGCGAAAACGACTATTTTGAATTGGTGATGAAAACGGCCGAGCGCGGACTTTACGAGTTTATGGAGGGGAAACCTCTTTCTGTGCAAATCTACGAGATAGACCAGCCCGACGTCATGTTGTGGGCTGTGTGGGCCATTCAGCAATATGCCAAATATGTAGGACGTGATCGCTGTTTTGAACTTTATGGCAAGTTGCTGAACGATATCGTAAAATATATTAAGAACGGCAAACATCCTAATCTGCGTCTGGATGACAATGGTCTTGTTTATTCCGATGGTCGCGACAAAGCGGTGACTTGGATGAACTCTACCGCCAATGGCCATCCTGTTGTTCCTCGTTCTGGATACATCGTAGAGTTCAATGCCTTATGGTATAATGCGTTGAAATTCTGCGCATCAATGGCTGCAGAACATAACGACCCCAAGGGTGCAGCTATGTTGGAAGATATTGCGGCAAAGTGTAAGCAGTCATTCGTCGATACTTTTGTTAACGAGTATGGTTATCTGCTTGACTATGTCGATGGAACCAACATGGACTGGAGCGTCCGTCCTAATCAGATTTTTGCCGTGGCACTCGACTATTCGCCACTATCTCAACAACAGATGAAGAGCGTTGTCGATATCTGTACCCGCGAACTGCTGACCCCCAAAGGTCTGCGTTCGTTGTCGCCAAAGAGCGGAGGCTATAATCCCATGTATGTTGGACCACAGACACAGCGCGATTATGCCTACCATCAAGGAACTGCATGGCCGTGGCTTGGCGGCTTCTATATGGAAGCCAGCCTGAAGCTCTACAAGCGTACGCGCCTTTCGTTTATTGAGCGAATGATGGTGGGATACGAGGATGAGATGGACTATCATGCCATTGGCACAATCTCTGAGCTTTTCGATGGTAATCCTCCATTCCATGGACGTGGCGCCATGTCGTTTGCCATTAATGTGGCAGAGATTCTGCGCACCATGAAATTGTTGGAGAAGTATAGTTATCAAAAATAA
- a CDS encoding Crp/Fnr family transcriptional regulator yields MTDDKIEIAKSISNIWFFMTAQQQDMFLEHMEIEHYMETEVIFHEGDTATHTFYVYQGRVKNEMLGLDNKQHVISMAPAGHIFASQSPFGRSVYNCTAIATEDSVIAKVPNDIVYHLVESNPQIALMYIRAFSERIDTLIRRIQNLQRKHIRGKMADMLLFLKDKCGYEADGKTLNAHPSRKEIANAAYMDISNAIRTLSAFAKEGVIALDGRRYTILDEKKLLWISQKE; encoded by the coding sequence ATGACAGACGACAAGATTGAAATAGCCAAATCAATATCAAACATTTGGTTTTTCATGACAGCCCAACAACAAGACATGTTTTTGGAACACATGGAAATAGAACACTACATGGAGACAGAAGTCATATTCCATGAAGGCGACACAGCCACACATACTTTCTATGTTTATCAAGGACGTGTAAAGAACGAAATGCTTGGTCTTGACAACAAGCAGCACGTCATCAGCATGGCGCCTGCTGGCCATATCTTTGCCAGTCAGTCACCTTTCGGTAGAAGTGTGTATAACTGTACAGCCATAGCAACCGAAGACTCGGTCATTGCCAAAGTGCCCAACGATATCGTTTATCATCTGGTAGAGTCCAATCCTCAGATAGCCTTGATGTATATTCGTGCTTTCTCAGAACGCATCGACACATTGATTCGCCGCATTCAGAATTTACAAAGAAAGCACATACGCGGAAAGATGGCAGACATGCTGCTTTTCCTTAAAGACAAATGCGGATATGAGGCCGATGGCAAGACGCTCAATGCCCACCCCAGCCGAAAAGAGATTGCCAACGCTGCCTACATGGACATCAGCAATGCCATTCGCACGCTATCGGCATTTGCTAAAGAGGGAGTCATTGCTCTAGACGGAAGACGTTATACCATTCTCGACGAAAAGAAGTTGCTGTGGATTTCTCAAAAAGAGTAA
- a CDS encoding diacylglycerol kinase family protein, which produces MAEVERWGILYCPKKGLGRHRQHWMRIQQELDSRGVLYDMVQSEAADSVERLMTMLIRNGYKTIIIVGGDSALNDAVNCLMREDEEVRNRISLGVIPNGLLNDFARFWGFTEREDAQSVEWLLKQRVRKVDLGCITFKDEEGHDTCLYFLNCVNMGLIADIMNLRRQARQMLGSVKLAFLSSLVVMIFHRHDYKMRIDINSEIIDRKVMTVCVGNALGYGQTPNAVPYSGMLDVSVVYNSSVKQLLNGLWLLVTGRLLNHRSVHPYRARKLNVDEAKKIRIGIDGRLWESPAESFSIHVLPEKINFLIPD; this is translated from the coding sequence ATGGCAGAAGTAGAGAGATGGGGTATTCTTTATTGCCCTAAAAAGGGGTTGGGGCGTCATCGTCAGCATTGGATGCGTATTCAGCAGGAGCTGGATAGTCGTGGTGTGCTCTATGATATGGTGCAGAGCGAAGCCGCTGACAGTGTGGAGCGTCTGATGACAATGTTGATTCGCAATGGTTATAAGACGATTATCATCGTGGGCGGAGACTCTGCATTGAATGATGCGGTGAACTGCCTGATGCGTGAGGATGAAGAGGTGCGCAACCGAATCTCTCTCGGCGTTATACCTAATGGCTTGTTGAACGACTTCGCTCGCTTTTGGGGATTTACTGAACGTGAAGACGCGCAATCTGTAGAATGGTTGTTGAAGCAACGTGTGAGAAAGGTGGACTTGGGATGTATCACGTTTAAAGATGAAGAAGGACATGATACCTGTCTGTATTTCCTGAATTGTGTCAACATGGGATTGATAGCTGACATTATGAACTTGCGTCGTCAGGCTCGTCAGATGTTAGGCTCCGTCAAACTGGCTTTCTTGTCTTCTCTGGTGGTAATGATATTCCATCGCCACGACTATAAGATGCGTATTGATATAAACTCAGAAATCATAGACCGTAAGGTGATGACCGTTTGCGTCGGAAATGCTCTTGGCTACGGACAAACACCTAATGCTGTGCCTTATAGTGGAATGCTGGATGTGTCGGTTGTGTATAATTCTAGTGTCAAACAGCTTCTGAATGGTCTTTGGCTGTTAGTCACAGGACGATTGCTGAACCATCGTAGTGTGCATCCCTATCGTGCCAGAAAATTGAACGTAGATGAGGCAAAGAAAATCCGAATTGGCATAGACGGCCGACTATGGGAGTCGCCAGCCGAATCTTTTTCTATTCATGTGCTCCCAGAGAAGATTAATTTCCTGATACCTGATTGA